One genomic window of Staphylococcus hsinchuensis includes the following:
- the tsf gene encoding translation elongation factor Ts — MAISAKLVKELREKTGAGMMDCKKALTETDGDIDKAVDFLREKGIAKAAKKSDRIAAEGLVHVEQKGNEAAIVEINSETDFVARNEGFQELVKEIAIQVLETKAETVEALLETKLPNGKSVDERMKEAISTIGEKLSIRRFAVRTKSDNDAFGSYLHMGGRIGVLSVVEGTDDSDAAKDVAMHIAAINPKYVSSEQVSEDEIAHEKDVLKQQALNEGKPENIVEKMVEGRLRKYLQEICAVDQNFVKDPDQTVEGFLKSKGGKLVDFVRYEVGEGMEKREENFADEVKGQMK, encoded by the coding sequence ATGGCAATTTCAGCTAAACTTGTAAAAGAATTACGTGAAAAAACTGGCGCAGGTATGATGGACTGTAAAAAAGCGCTAACAGAAACTGATGGTGATATCGATAAAGCGGTAGATTTCCTACGCGAAAAAGGTATTGCTAAAGCTGCTAAAAAGTCAGACCGTATCGCTGCTGAAGGTTTAGTACATGTTGAACAAAAAGGTAACGAGGCAGCAATCGTAGAAATCAATTCTGAAACAGATTTCGTAGCACGAAACGAAGGTTTCCAAGAGTTAGTTAAAGAAATTGCTATTCAAGTTCTAGAAACTAAAGCAGAAACTGTAGAAGCTTTATTAGAAACTAAATTACCAAATGGTAAATCAGTTGACGAACGCATGAAAGAAGCGATTTCAACAATCGGTGAAAAACTTAGCATCCGTCGTTTCGCAGTAAGAACTAAATCAGACAATGATGCATTCGGTTCTTACCTACACATGGGTGGACGTATCGGTGTATTATCAGTAGTAGAAGGTACTGATGATTCAGATGCCGCTAAAGATGTTGCAATGCACATCGCTGCAATCAACCCTAAATATGTATCATCTGAGCAAGTTAGCGAAGATGAAATCGCACATGAAAAAGACGTATTAAAACAACAAGCATTAAACGAAGGTAAACCTGAAAACATCGTAGAAAAAATGGTTGAAGGTCGTTTACGTAAATATTTACAAGAAATTTGTGCAGTTGACCAAAACTTTGTAAAAGATCCTGACCAAACAGTAGAAGGTTTCTTAAAATCTAAAGGTGGTAAACTTGTTGACTTCGTACGTTACGAAGTAGGCGAAGGTATGGAAAAACGCGAAGAAAACTTTGCTGATGAAGTTAAAGGACAAATGAAATAA
- the hslU gene encoding ATP-dependent protease ATPase subunit HslU, with amino-acid sequence METKGISLTPKDIVSELNQYIVGQDDAKRKVAIALRNRYRRSQLSEEEKQEIAPKNILMMGPTGVGKTEIARRMAKIVGAPFIKVEATKFTEVGYVGRDVESMVRDLVDVAVRLVKDQKKAVVQDEAEVKANDKLVKLLVPSMKKKASQNSSNPLESLFGGAMPNFGQNNDEEEEPPTEEIKTKRSEIKKQLEQGELENEKVKIKVEQDPGAMGMLGTNQNQQMQDMMNQLLPKKKVEKEIPVKSARKILTDQYADELIDHESANQEALELAEQMGIIFIDEIDKVATNNQNSGQDVSRQGVQRDILPILEGSMIQTKYGTVNTEHMLFIGAGAFHVAKPSDLIPELQGRFPIRVELKSLSVDDFVRILTEPKLSLIKQYEALLHTEQVTVNFSDEAIKRLAEIAFQVNQDTDNIGARRLHTILEKMLEDLSFEAPSMPDVAVDITPQYVDDKLKSISTNKDLSAFIL; translated from the coding sequence ATGGAGACGAAAGGTATAAGTTTAACCCCAAAAGATATTGTTTCCGAATTAAATCAATATATTGTGGGTCAAGATGACGCGAAACGTAAAGTCGCAATTGCGTTACGTAATAGATATCGTAGAAGCCAATTATCTGAAGAAGAAAAACAAGAAATTGCACCAAAAAATATATTAATGATGGGACCAACTGGTGTAGGTAAAACAGAAATAGCAAGACGTATGGCGAAAATCGTAGGTGCTCCTTTTATAAAAGTTGAAGCAACGAAATTTACCGAAGTGGGATATGTTGGTCGTGACGTTGAAAGTATGGTGAGAGATCTCGTTGATGTTGCTGTACGCTTAGTCAAAGATCAAAAGAAAGCAGTCGTACAAGATGAAGCTGAAGTTAAGGCCAATGATAAGTTAGTAAAATTATTAGTTCCAAGCATGAAGAAGAAAGCGAGTCAAAATAGTAGTAATCCACTTGAATCACTGTTCGGTGGCGCAATGCCAAACTTTGGTCAAAACAATGATGAGGAAGAAGAACCTCCAACAGAAGAAATTAAAACAAAACGTTCAGAAATTAAAAAACAACTTGAACAAGGCGAGCTAGAAAATGAAAAAGTGAAAATAAAAGTTGAACAAGACCCAGGTGCTATGGGGATGTTAGGAACAAATCAAAATCAACAAATGCAAGATATGATGAATCAACTTTTACCAAAGAAAAAGGTAGAAAAAGAAATCCCAGTTAAGTCAGCGCGTAAGATTTTAACTGATCAATATGCTGATGAATTAATTGATCATGAATCAGCAAATCAAGAAGCGTTAGAGCTTGCAGAACAAATGGGCATCATCTTCATTGATGAAATTGACAAAGTTGCAACGAACAACCAAAATTCAGGACAAGATGTTTCTAGGCAAGGCGTTCAAAGAGACATTTTACCTATACTTGAAGGTAGCATGATCCAAACTAAATATGGTACTGTAAATACGGAACATATGCTATTTATCGGAGCAGGGGCTTTCCATGTTGCGAAACCAAGTGATTTGATACCTGAATTACAAGGTCGTTTCCCAATTCGTGTAGAATTAAAAAGTCTATCAGTAGATGACTTTGTAAGAATATTAACTGAACCTAAATTATCATTAATTAAACAATATGAAGCACTGCTACACACAGAACAAGTAACTGTTAACTTTTCTGATGAAGCGATTAAACGTTTAGCAGAAATAGCTTTCCAAGTTAACCAAGATACTGATAATATTGGTGCACGTAGATTGCATACAATATTAGAAAAAATGTTAGAAGACTTGTCATTTGAAGCACCAAGCATGCCAGACGTAGCTGTTGACATTACGCCACAATACGTTGATGACAAATTAAAATCAATTTCAACCAACAAAGATTTAAGTGCATTTATCTTATAA
- the rpsB gene encoding 30S ribosomal protein S2, with protein sequence MAVISMKQLLEAGVHFGHQTRRWNPKMKRYIFTERNGIYIIDLQKTVKKVEEAYNFVKQLSEDGGKVLFVGTKKQAQESVKAEAERSGQFYVNQRWLGGILTNYKTISKRIKRISEIEKMEEDGLFEVLPKKEVVELKKEYDRLIKFLGGIRDMKSMPEALFVVDPRKERNAIAEARKLNIPIVGIVDTNCDPDEIDYVIPANDDAIRAVKLLTGKMADAILEGQQGVSNEEVAAEQNIDMKDSEEATDKETTEENTSVESN encoded by the coding sequence ATGGCAGTAATTTCAATGAAACAATTGCTAGAAGCAGGTGTTCACTTCGGTCACCAAACACGCCGTTGGAACCCAAAAATGAAAAGATACATTTTCACTGAGAGAAATGGTATCTATATTATCGACTTACAAAAAACAGTTAAGAAAGTAGAAGAAGCTTACAATTTCGTTAAGCAATTATCAGAAGATGGCGGTAAAGTATTATTCGTAGGTACTAAGAAACAAGCTCAAGAGTCAGTTAAAGCAGAAGCTGAACGTTCAGGTCAATTCTACGTTAACCAAAGATGGTTAGGCGGAATTTTAACTAACTACAAGACGATTTCAAAACGTATCAAACGCATCTCTGAAATTGAAAAAATGGAAGAAGATGGCTTATTCGAAGTATTACCTAAAAAAGAAGTTGTAGAACTTAAAAAAGAATACGATCGCTTAATCAAATTCTTAGGCGGAATTCGTGATATGAAATCAATGCCTGAAGCATTATTTGTTGTTGACCCTCGTAAAGAGCGCAACGCAATTGCAGAGGCACGTAAATTAAACATCCCTATCGTAGGTATCGTGGATACAAACTGTGATCCTGATGAAATAGATTATGTTATCCCTGCAAACGATGATGCTATCCGTGCCGTTAAATTATTAACTGGTAAGATGGCAGACGCAATCTTAGAAGGTCAACAAGGTGTATCAAATGAAGAAGTAGCTGCAGAACAGAACATCGATATGAAAGATTCAGAAGAAGCTACTGATAAAGAAACAACTGAAGAAAACACTTCTGTTGAATCAAACTAA
- the rseP gene encoding RIP metalloprotease RseP: MSFLVTIVAFIIVFGLLVSVHEYGHMFFAKRAGIMCPEFAIGMGPKIFSFRKNETLYTIRLLPVGGYVRMAGDGLEEPLVKPGMHVKIKVNDKDEITHIILDDQHKFQQIEAIEVKSCDFKDDLFVEGVTSYDQERHHYSIAKKAYYVENGSLIQIAPRDRQFTHKKPFQKFLTLFAGPLFNFLLALVLFIGLAYFQGTPTNGVDKVGKDSPAEHAGLKSGDKIVKIDNKKTNDQDAISNALKKSKGDKVKLTVDRDGKQKTFNVKPKKEEVKLSKTQKETKYLLGYQPSTEHTLFKPIVDGFNRTIFAVKIVLTAIVGMIASIFTGHFSLNMLNGPVGIYHNVDTVVKTGIINLISWTALLSVNLGLMNLLPIPALDGGRILFVFYEAIFRKPLNKKAETAIIAVGAIFVLILMVLVTWNDIQRYFL; encoded by the coding sequence TTGAGTTTTCTTGTAACAATTGTTGCTTTTATTATTGTTTTTGGTTTGCTTGTATCAGTGCATGAATATGGGCATATGTTTTTCGCTAAACGCGCAGGGATTATGTGTCCAGAGTTTGCGATTGGTATGGGACCTAAAATATTTAGCTTTAGAAAGAATGAAACATTATATACAATTCGCTTATTACCAGTAGGTGGTTACGTACGTATGGCTGGTGATGGTTTAGAAGAACCACTCGTCAAACCAGGTATGCACGTAAAAATCAAAGTTAATGATAAAGATGAAATTACTCATATTATTTTAGACGATCAACACAAATTCCAACAAATTGAAGCAATCGAAGTGAAATCATGTGATTTTAAAGATGATTTATTTGTGGAAGGTGTCACGTCATATGACCAAGAAAGACATCATTATTCAATTGCTAAGAAAGCGTATTATGTAGAAAATGGTAGTTTGATTCAAATTGCCCCAAGAGATCGTCAATTCACTCACAAAAAGCCTTTCCAGAAATTTTTAACACTATTTGCCGGTCCGTTATTTAACTTTTTACTAGCGCTCGTTTTATTTATTGGTTTAGCTTATTTCCAAGGTACTCCTACGAATGGCGTGGATAAAGTAGGTAAAGACTCTCCAGCCGAACATGCAGGATTAAAATCAGGAGATAAGATTGTTAAAATAGATAACAAAAAGACAAATGATCAAGACGCTATTAGTAACGCACTTAAGAAAAGCAAAGGTGATAAAGTAAAACTTACGGTTGATAGAGACGGTAAGCAAAAAACATTTAACGTAAAACCTAAGAAAGAAGAAGTGAAATTATCAAAAACACAAAAAGAAACAAAATATTTATTAGGTTATCAACCTTCAACTGAACATACATTATTTAAACCAATCGTTGATGGATTTAATAGAACGATTTTCGCAGTAAAAATCGTATTAACGGCTATTGTAGGTATGATTGCTAGTATCTTTACGGGACACTTCTCACTGAATATGTTGAATGGCCCAGTAGGTATTTATCATAATGTAGACACTGTCGTTAAAACAGGTATTATTAATTTAATTTCTTGGACAGCATTATTAAGTGTTAACTTAGGTTTAATGAACTTATTACCAATTCCAGCATTAGATGGTGGACGTATTTTATTCGTATTTTATGAAGCTATATTTAGAAAGCCATTAAACAAAAAGGCGGAGACAGCCATTATTGCTGTAGGCGCAATATTCGTTTTAATTTTAATGGTGCTCGTAACATGGAATGATATCCAACGCTATTTCTTATAA
- the frr gene encoding ribosome recycling factor → MSDIMNDTKSKMQKSVDNLSRELANINAGRANSNLLNGVNVDYYGASTPVQQLASINVPEARLLVVSPYDKSSVETIEKAINAANLGVNPTSDGEVIRISVPALTEERRKELVKEVKKTGENAKVAVRNVRRDANDTLKKQEKDGDITEDDLKSQTDDVQKLTDDSIKEIDQLLEEKEQDIMSV, encoded by the coding sequence ATGAGTGACATTATGAATGATACTAAATCAAAAATGCAAAAATCTGTTGATAATTTATCAAGAGAATTAGCAAACATTAATGCAGGAAGAGCGAACTCTAATTTATTAAATGGTGTAAATGTTGATTATTACGGTGCTTCAACACCAGTTCAACAATTAGCAAGCATTAACGTACCAGAAGCACGTTTACTTGTCGTTTCACCATATGACAAATCTTCCGTTGAAACAATTGAAAAAGCAATTAATGCAGCAAACTTAGGTGTTAATCCTACAAGTGATGGCGAAGTAATTCGTATTAGTGTTCCGGCATTAACAGAAGAACGCCGTAAAGAGTTAGTTAAAGAAGTTAAAAAAACTGGTGAAAATGCGAAAGTAGCAGTAAGAAATGTACGTCGTGATGCTAACGATACACTTAAGAAACAAGAAAAAGACGGAGACATCACTGAAGATGATTTAAAATCACAAACTGATGATGTTCAAAAACTAACTGATGATTCAATTAAAGAAATTGATCAATTACTAGAAGAAAAAGAGCAAGATATTATGTCAGTTTAA
- a CDS encoding phosphatidate cytidylyltransferase, giving the protein MKVRTLTAIIALIVFLPFLLKGGISLILFSYLLAFIGLKELLNMNMIKFLSIPGIISALGVLIIMLPQHAGEWVSDLQLKGLIGMSFVLLSYTVLSKNRFSFMDAAFCLMSIAYVGIGFMYFYETREEGLQYILFAFLVVWLTDTGAYIFGRLMGKHNLWPVISPNKTIEGFIGGLICSITVPLVMIIFVDFNIPLWLLIIFTIILSMFGQLGDLVESGFKRHFGVKDSGRLLPGHGGILDRFDSFMFVLPLLNILLIQM; this is encoded by the coding sequence ATGAAAGTTAGAACTTTAACGGCAATTATTGCACTTATCGTCTTTCTTCCTTTCTTATTGAAGGGAGGCATCAGTTTAATTTTATTCTCATATTTACTCGCTTTTATTGGGTTAAAAGAGCTTTTAAATATGAATATGATTAAATTTTTATCTATTCCAGGTATTATAAGTGCACTTGGTGTGTTGATTATTATGTTACCTCAACATGCAGGCGAATGGGTAAGTGACTTACAATTAAAGGGACTTATAGGAATGAGTTTTGTATTGTTAAGTTATACAGTGCTATCGAAAAATAGATTTAGCTTTATGGATGCGGCTTTCTGTTTAATGTCAATTGCCTATGTAGGTATAGGGTTCATGTATTTTTATGAAACACGTGAAGAAGGTTTACAATACATATTGTTTGCGTTCCTAGTAGTGTGGTTAACGGATACAGGTGCTTATATCTTTGGTAGATTGATGGGGAAACATAATTTGTGGCCTGTGATTAGTCCAAATAAAACGATTGAAGGTTTTATTGGTGGGCTAATTTGTAGTATTACCGTACCATTGGTAATGATTATTTTTGTAGATTTTAATATTCCTCTTTGGTTGTTAATTATTTTTACAATTATTTTAAGTATGTTTGGTCAATTGGGTGATCTCGTTGAATCTGGTTTCAAGCGTCATTTTGGAGTTAAAGACTCAGGACGTTTATTGCCAGGTCATGGTGGGATATTAGATAGATTTGATAGTTTTATGTTCGTTTTACCACTATTAAATATTCTATTGATACAAATGTAA
- the xerC gene encoding tyrosine recombinase XerC, producing the protein MLQFILYGGIFLEEIQQSYLYMLKTEKQFSQHTLKSYHDDLHQFNTFLEQELLNLNTFQYKDARNYLSFLYSKGLKRTTVSRKISTLRSFYEYWMTQDDTIVNPFVQLVHPKKEQYLPHFFYEAEMQALFETVEKDAKKGLRDRVILELLYATGIRVSELVNIQITDLDMNLPGVKVLGKGGKERFIPFGEFCKQSIERYQSMFSPLNYQDHNYLLVNMNGAPITERGVRYVLNDIVKRTSGVTDIHPHKLRHTFATHMLNEGADLRTVQSLLGHVNLSTTGRYTHVTNEQLRKTYLNAHPRAKKEN; encoded by the coding sequence ATGCTACAATTCATATTGTATGGAGGGATTTTTTTGGAAGAAATCCAACAATCATATTTATATATGTTAAAAACAGAGAAACAATTTTCTCAACACACATTAAAGTCATATCATGACGACTTACATCAGTTTAATACTTTTTTAGAACAAGAACTTTTAAATTTGAATACATTTCAATACAAAGATGCTAGAAACTATTTGAGTTTTTTATATTCAAAAGGCTTGAAAAGAACTACTGTTTCTCGTAAAATTTCTACGCTAAGAAGTTTTTATGAATATTGGATGACGCAAGATGACACGATCGTTAATCCGTTCGTACAACTTGTACATCCAAAGAAAGAACAGTATTTACCGCACTTCTTTTACGAAGCCGAAATGCAAGCTTTGTTTGAAACCGTTGAAAAAGACGCAAAAAAAGGTTTACGCGATAGAGTGATTTTAGAATTACTTTATGCTACTGGTATCAGGGTTTCAGAATTAGTGAATATACAAATTACTGACTTGGATATGAATTTACCAGGCGTTAAAGTGTTAGGTAAGGGCGGTAAAGAACGTTTTATTCCTTTTGGGGAGTTTTGTAAACAAAGTATTGAACGTTATCAATCGATGTTCTCACCACTCAATTACCAAGATCACAATTATTTACTTGTGAATATGAATGGTGCCCCTATTACTGAACGCGGGGTACGTTACGTGCTTAATGATATCGTTAAGCGAACATCAGGCGTAACGGATATTCATCCACATAAGTTGCGCCACACTTTCGCAACACACATGTTGAACGAAGGTGCAGACTTAAGAACTGTCCAGTCACTGTTAGGACATGTTAATTTATCAACTACAGGACGATACACACATGTAACAAATGAACAATTACGTAAAACCTATTTAAACGCACATCCACGTGCTAAAAAGGAGAATTAA
- the pyrH gene encoding UMP kinase translates to MAQTSNYKRVVLKLSGEALAGNDGFGINPIIIKSIAEQLTEVSKMDCEIAVIVGGGNIWRGKTGSDLGMDRGTADYMGMLATVMNALALQDSLEQLECDTRVLTSIEMKQVAEPYIRRRAIRHLEKGRVVIFAAGIGNPYFSTDTTAALRAAEVEADVILMGKNNVDGVYSADPKVDKDAVKYDHLTHIQMLQEGLQVMDSTASSFCMDNNIPLNVFSITEEGNIKRAVTGEKIGTLITK, encoded by the coding sequence ATGGCTCAAACTTCTAATTACAAACGTGTTGTTTTAAAATTAAGTGGCGAAGCACTAGCAGGAAATGACGGTTTTGGTATTAATCCAATCATCATCAAAAGTATTGCTGAACAGTTAACAGAAGTATCAAAAATGGATTGCGAAATTGCAGTTATCGTTGGTGGCGGAAATATTTGGAGAGGTAAGACAGGAAGCGATTTAGGAATGGATCGTGGTACTGCGGATTACATGGGCATGTTAGCCACTGTAATGAATGCATTAGCATTACAAGATAGCTTAGAACAGCTAGAATGTGATACAAGAGTGTTAACATCAATCGAAATGAAACAAGTAGCTGAACCTTATATCAGACGCCGTGCAATTAGACATTTAGAAAAAGGTCGCGTAGTTATCTTCGCGGCAGGTATTGGAAATCCATATTTCTCAACAGATACGACAGCAGCATTACGTGCAGCAGAAGTTGAAGCTGATGTAATCTTGATGGGTAAAAATAATGTTGATGGTGTATATTCAGCAGACCCTAAAGTAGATAAAGATGCAGTTAAATATGATCATTTAACACATATCCAAATGTTACAAGAAGGATTACAAGTTATGGATTCTACTGCATCATCATTCTGTATGGATAACAATATTCCATTGAATGTATTCTCTATTACTGAAGAAGGTAACATCAAACGTGCAGTGACGGGTGAAAAAATAGGAACATTAATTACAAAATAA
- a CDS encoding isoprenyl transferase has protein sequence MFKKSRKQKRNESDHSNIELDLDNIPQHVAIIMDGNGRWAKQRKLPRIKGHYQGMQTVKKVTREASDLGIKYLTLYAFSTENWTRPKSEVNYIMNLPVDFLKTFLPELIENNVKVETIGFLEDLPNSTLNAINKAKVETQHNTGLKLIFALNYGGRAEIVHSVKSIYEKLAANQMSSDDITEDMINEHLMTHNYPDPDLLIRSSGEQRISNFLIWQASYSEFIFNEKLWPDFDKHDLIDCIKIYQSRQRRFGGL, from the coding sequence ATGTTTAAAAAGTCAAGAAAGCAAAAAAGAAATGAATCAGATCACTCCAATATTGAACTAGATTTAGATAATATACCTCAACATGTCGCAATTATCATGGATGGTAATGGCCGTTGGGCAAAACAAAGAAAGCTACCACGTATTAAAGGGCATTATCAAGGTATGCAAACGGTGAAAAAAGTTACACGTGAAGCTAGTGATTTAGGTATTAAATATTTAACACTTTACGCATTTTCAACGGAAAATTGGACGCGACCTAAGAGTGAAGTTAATTACATAATGAATTTACCGGTCGATTTTTTAAAAACATTTTTACCAGAATTAATTGAAAATAATGTAAAAGTAGAAACAATTGGATTTCTTGAAGACTTACCTAATTCAACTTTAAATGCGATTAATAAAGCGAAAGTAGAAACGCAACATAATACGGGACTCAAATTAATCTTTGCACTCAATTATGGCGGACGTGCAGAAATTGTACATAGTGTAAAATCAATTTACGAAAAACTCGCTGCCAATCAAATGTCTAGTGATGATATAACAGAAGATATGATCAACGAACATTTAATGACGCATAATTATCCAGATCCTGACCTTTTAATAAGAAGTTCAGGAGAACAACGTATAAGTAACTTCTTAATTTGGCAAGCATCTTATAGCGAATTTATTTTTAATGAAAAATTATGGCCAGATTTTGATAAACATGATTTAATTGATTGTATTAAAATCTATCAATCACGCCAAAGAAGATTTGGTGGATTATAA
- the hslV gene encoding ATP-dependent protease subunit HslV, with the protein MSTSIHATTIYAVQHNGHSAMAGDGQVTLGEQVIMKQTARKVRRLYNDKVLAGFAGSVADAFTLFEKFETKLQQFSGNLERAAVELAKEWRGDKQLRQLEAMLIVMDKDAILVVSGTGEVIAPDDDIIAIGSGGNYALSAGRALKRHATNLSAKEMAYESLKVASDICVFTNDQIVVEEL; encoded by the coding sequence ATGAGTACTTCAATTCATGCAACTACTATTTACGCAGTGCAACATAATGGCCACTCAGCGATGGCTGGCGACGGGCAAGTCACATTAGGCGAACAAGTTATAATGAAACAGACAGCTAGAAAAGTTAGACGTTTATATAATGATAAAGTTCTGGCTGGATTTGCTGGTAGTGTTGCAGATGCATTCACGTTATTTGAAAAGTTCGAAACGAAATTACAACAATTTAGCGGGAATCTAGAAAGAGCAGCTGTTGAATTAGCTAAAGAATGGCGTGGTGACAAACAATTACGCCAATTAGAAGCGATGCTTATCGTCATGGATAAAGATGCTATTCTTGTAGTAAGCGGAACAGGTGAAGTGATTGCTCCTGATGATGATATTATTGCAATAGGATCAGGCGGTAATTATGCATTAAGTGCAGGACGTGCATTGAAACGACATGCTACGAACTTAAGCGCTAAAGAAATGGCTTATGAAAGTCTAAAGGTAGCTTCTGATATTTGTGTGTTTACAAATGATCAGATTGTTGTAGAAGAGTTATAA
- the codY gene encoding GTP-sensing pleiotropic transcriptional regulator CodY, which produces MSLLSKTRELNTLLQKHKGIAVDFKDVAQTISSVTVTNVFIVSRKGKILGSSLNELLKHERIIQMLENRHIPGEYTDQLMDVKETQSNIDIDNVLTVFPPENRDFFIDSRTTIFPILGGGERLGTLVLGRVQDDFSENDLVLGEYASTVIGMEILREKHNEVEKEARDKAAINMAINSLSYSESEAIEHIFEELGGNEGLLIASKVADRVGITRSVIVNALRKLESAGVIESRSLGMKGTFIKVKKDKFLDELERNK; this is translated from the coding sequence ATGAGTTTACTATCAAAAACGAGAGAACTAAATACACTTTTACAAAAGCACAAAGGAATTGCGGTTGACTTTAAAGATGTTGCCCAAACAATCAGTAGTGTTACTGTAACTAACGTATTCATCGTATCAAGAAAAGGTAAAATACTTGGGTCAAGTTTAAATGAACTTTTAAAGCATGAACGTATCATCCAAATGCTAGAAAATCGTCATATTCCAGGGGAATATACAGACCAATTAATGGATGTTAAAGAAACACAATCAAATATCGATATCGATAACGTGTTAACTGTTTTTCCACCTGAAAATAGAGACTTTTTCATTGATAGTAGAACTACAATTTTCCCAATCTTAGGTGGTGGAGAACGTTTAGGTACTTTAGTACTTGGAAGAGTGCAAGATGATTTCTCTGAAAACGACTTAGTACTCGGTGAATATGCGTCAACAGTTATCGGTATGGAAATCTTACGTGAAAAACATAATGAAGTAGAAAAAGAAGCACGTGACAAAGCAGCAATCAACATGGCTATCAATTCATTATCATATTCAGAAAGTGAAGCAATTGAACATATTTTCGAAGAATTAGGTGGTAATGAAGGCTTGCTTATCGCTTCAAAAGTAGCTGACAGAGTAGGCATCACACGTTCAGTAATCGTAAATGCGTTAAGAAAGCTTGAAAGTGCTGGTGTCATTGAATCACGTTCATTAGGTATGAAAGGTACATTCATTAAAGTTAAAAAAGATAAGTTTTTAGATGAGTTAGAACGAAATAAATAA